The genomic DNA AATTGAATGAGGTTTGGAGCAAATTATCGGATGGCGGCACAGCGTTAATGCCGCTGGATAAGTATCCGTTCAGTGAGAGATATGGCTGGATTCAGGATAAGTACGGTATGACATGGCAATTAATTCTTACCAACCCGGAAGGCGAGGAGCGCCCTGCGATCCTGCCGTCGATGTTGTTTGTCGGTGAGGTATGCGGGCAAACGGAAGAGGCGATTCATTTTTACTTGTCCGTATTTAAGAACTCAAAGCAGGGACTTACTGCCCGCTACCCCAAAGGCATGGAGCCCGACAAAGAAGGGACGATCATGTTCGCTGAATTCATACTGGAAAATCAGTGGTTTACCGCCATGGACAGCGCGCATGAGCATAGATTCAGTTTCAATGAGGCAGTTTCATTTGTCGTGTATTGCGACACGCAAGATGAAATTGACTACTACTGGGACAAGCTCTCTGCAGTTCCTGAAGCCGAACAATGCGGCTGGCTGAAAGACAAGTATGGTCTGTCCTGGCAGATCGTGCCGAGAGAAATGGACGAGATGATGAGCAAGGGCACACCGGAGCAGATGGCTTCCGTAACAAAAGCATTTCTTAAAATGAAGAAATTTGATCTTGCGGAGTTACAGGAAGCGTACAAAAGATAGTATGATTCAGCTATTTTAGATCAAATCCTTTGCTTCTCACATATTCCGTATATCCGCCCAATGGCAAATCCTTATCCAGCATAGCGATGAATTTCCCGGACCAGCTGGCCTTCTGCTTGTTGTTCGTTCGCGCGCCGTAATATTCCTCAATTTCCCGGTCATACCGCTCGACTTGTGCTTTAAGATCGTGATTGTACCGGTTTTCAAAAAACACGGCGGACCTGGGCAACCGCGGCTTTTGCTCAGGGAATTCATCGGGGACGCCTACCGCAAGACCAACCAAAGGAATGACGAAGTCCGGCAGTTCAAGCCATTGGTCCAGTTCCGGCAGAGCCCCGGTAATCCCGCCGATGATCACGGCGCCTAGCCCCATCGATTCGGCCGCCAAATTGGCGTTTTGCAGGGCAAGCGCGGAGCTTAGTACAGCAGTCTGATAAAAATACGAGAAGTTCAGGTTGGCGCCCATTTTTTCCTGCTGGTCCGGGGCGGCGGCCAGCATCATGCGATGAAGATCCGCGCAAAAGATAAAAAAGTAGCCGCATTCCTCGATCCACGGATTTTCCGAACGGGCTGCGATCTTCTTTAGCAGCTCCTGATCTGTGACGCCGATGATCGAGAACGGCTGCATATGCGCCGAGGTTGGCGCCATTTGCGCTGCGTCGATGATGGCCTCGATTTGCTCGCCAGTCAACGGAATATTTTTAAACTTGCGGATGGAGCGATGCTGGCGGATGACTTGGATAACCTCATTCATAGAATTTCCCTCCAAATAAATGGTTTCTGTAGAAGCTGCATGAAGACCATATTTCGCATTATGGTTTCCATGGAAACAATATTAACAAGGCTGTAACGATCTGTCAAATGGTTTCCGTGAAAACCATGGTATAATGGAGAGAAAAAAGGTAGGCTTGCCTTATGCCAGATATAAATGATGATTTGCTTCAGCTCAAAAATCGCATCGAAAAATCAATATACCGGATCCTCATCAGCGAAAGCGACGAGGATCAAGATCGGCTATGGCTGACGGAGCGCGTCGCCGACCATCGGCTGAAAAAGCTGGTGTCTCGCCTATCTATCTCCAGCCTGCACGTTTTGGATGTCATCCATGCGCATGACGGTATTATAGGGATCGATATCGCCCGCGAAATGGGCTTAACAAAAGGTGCCGTCTCCAAAATTACCCGCAAACTGCTGGAGCAGGGCCTGATTCGGAAAGCCCAGCTGCCGGACAACCTGAAGGAAATTTATTTCTTTGTGACTCCGCTTGGCGCCGAATTGGCCGAACTGCATCGGCTGTTTCACCAGGAGAAGGATCAGAAGGCAATGGAACTGCTGGCGAGCTTCGACGCGCCGTCTTTGGAAATTGTGGCAGACTTTCTGGAGAAGCTGTCCAGTCTGAAGTAGCTTGCGGGGTTCCAAGCCGGCACGGGCAGAGGGGGCTTCCCTACGAATTTGATTTTTTCAGCAGTTCTTTTATTTCATGCAGCTGTTCTTTAGTCATCTGTTGAGATTGATGCATTGTATTTAGCTTTTCCTCTACTTTTTCTAATCGGAGCTGGGTTTCTTGTTGGATTTTCTCAGCGTCCTTTTGTGTTTTGGAGTTATCCATGATGACTAGGATGGTGAGGCCTGCGCCAAAGATGGTTAGTCCTCTAGCGATTTGATTTAAATCCAGTTGATTCAGGGCGATGAGGGAGTCGGCAAGTCCTGCCCCGATTAATATGCCGCCGATCGTTACAATCCCATTTCGTTTCCACTTATCCGGGATAATACTTAATGGTTGGTTCATTATGAGATCTCCTTCAGCCAGGTGACAAGGTTTATATTCATACTAGTATTCTACTATATAAACGATATCTACATAGAGATGCAACATCAAGACCGAACGGAAAAGAACCCTATGATATAATTCAGTTATATTTATTTCTTCGCGGGAGGATAGAACTTGGAATGGCTATATTGAAGAACGACTGGACGTCAGAATTAGAGCAGGAGTTTTCGAAGCCATACTACTTGAAGCTGCGGCGATTTCTCATTGATGAATATCGAACGAAGACCATTTTTCCGGATAAATACGACATTTTTAACGCTCTGCACTATACATCGCTAGCTGACACTAGGGTGGTCATTTTGGGTCAGGATCCTTATCATGGACCGGGACAGGCTCATGGCTTAAGCTTCTCTGTTAAAGAGGGCGTAAGCACACCTCCATCCTTGCAGAATATGTTTAAAGAGCTGCAGGATGATTTGGGCTGCTTCATTCCGAATAACGGTCATCTGCTTACATGGACACAGCAAGGGGTATTGCTTCTAAATACTGTGCTCACGGTCAGAGCGCATGAAGCGAATTCTCATAGAAACAGGGGATGGGAGAGTTTCACGGATAAAGTCATTGAGACGGTGAACCGGAAAAGTGAGCCTGTCGTATTCCTGTTATGGGGAAGCCATGCCCAGAAGAAGGCAGAGCTTATTACGAACCCGCGGCATATGATCATTCGTTCGCCGCATCCGAGTCCGTTGTCTGCCCATAGAGGTTTTTTTGGCAGCAGGCCGTTTTCTCGTACTAACGCATTTCTGCGAAAGATGGGGCTTCAAGAAATAGATTGGCAAATCCCTAACCTGTAAGAAGGTTTGATTCCCTCGTTTTCCTTTCATACATCCACGCCGGTATAAATAATACAGAAAACCCGCTCAATTGAGCGGGTTTTGCTGCTGAGGTTTACTCCGACTACGATACAGCCTCTTTTTTTGTTCTCAATAATTTGTGATGCGCAAATGTACCTGATATCCGATCATAGTTCCGGCGTTTATTTCTGTCGGGTACGCTATGAATAGAAGTGCATTCCTGTGTTGAAGGGTTACGTCAAAGATCGTAAAGCCGGGTAATCAAAGAGTAAAGCCAAGGGTATTATAAACGAGAAGGGATCCTACCATAAAAGGGAGGAATGAACCAAATGGCGCAACAGAACGGCGAGCTATCTGGAAAGACAGTCTTGGTGACGGGAGGAGGATCAGGCATTGGCCGGGCTGCAGCAGAGCTTCTGGCGGAGTATGGTGCGCAGGTATGCGTGGCCGATATCCATCTCGTTGGAGCGGCGGAGACAGCTGATCATATTGTG from Paenibacillus woosongensis includes the following:
- a CDS encoding NADPH-dependent oxidoreductase — translated: MNEVIQVIRQHRSIRKFKNIPLTGEQIEAIIDAAQMAPTSAHMQPFSIIGVTDQELLKKIAARSENPWIEECGYFFIFCADLHRMMLAAAPDQQEKMGANLNFSYFYQTAVLSSALALQNANLAAESMGLGAVIIGGITGALPELDQWLELPDFVIPLVGLAVGVPDEFPEQKPRLPRSAVFFENRYNHDLKAQVERYDREIEEYYGARTNNKQKASWSGKFIAMLDKDLPLGGYTEYVRSKGFDLK
- a CDS encoding VOC family protein; this translates as MSIRLTDQRIVPHLWYDKEAKEAAEFYVSLFPDSKMTSVTTLHNTPSGDSDLVSFEIWGQKFMAISAGPHFKINPSVSVMVNFDPSRDKDAEEKLNEVWSKLSDGGTALMPLDKYPFSERYGWIQDKYGMTWQLILTNPEGEERPAILPSMLFVGEVCGQTEEAIHFYLSVFKNSKQGLTARYPKGMEPDKEGTIMFAEFILENQWFTAMDSAHEHRFSFNEAVSFVVYCDTQDEIDYYWDKLSAVPEAEQCGWLKDKYGLSWQIVPREMDEMMSKGTPEQMASVTKAFLKMKKFDLAELQEAYKR
- a CDS encoding uracil-DNA glycosylase, producing MAILKNDWTSELEQEFSKPYYLKLRRFLIDEYRTKTIFPDKYDIFNALHYTSLADTRVVILGQDPYHGPGQAHGLSFSVKEGVSTPPSLQNMFKELQDDLGCFIPNNGHLLTWTQQGVLLLNTVLTVRAHEANSHRNRGWESFTDKVIETVNRKSEPVVFLLWGSHAQKKAELITNPRHMIIRSPHPSPLSAHRGFFGSRPFSRTNAFLRKMGLQEIDWQIPNL
- a CDS encoding MarR family transcriptional regulator, which encodes MPDINDDLLQLKNRIEKSIYRILISESDEDQDRLWLTERVADHRLKKLVSRLSISSLHVLDVIHAHDGIIGIDIAREMGLTKGAVSKITRKLLEQGLIRKAQLPDNLKEIYFFVTPLGAELAELHRLFHQEKDQKAMELLASFDAPSLEIVADFLEKLSSLK